ACAAGCGCCGGAAGGCGCCGGAATCATGCTCGACGACATCGGCGCGGGACTGTACGCTCTGGCGGTGATGCAAGGGCTGCGTCATTTCGGCCTGCTGCCGTGATGGCGAGTTGGCGCGCGCATCCAAGTGGCACGAAAGTCCATGGGAATTTCTGACCGGCTGCTGGGCAAGAAGAACGTTAACGGAAAGCCGCGGATTGACACCGTCGAGCCGAGCGCTGCTCTGCCCGGCGGCGAGATTCGCATCATCGGCAGCGGCCTGCGCCCGCACGAGCTGCGCCGCCCCAAGGTACAGTTCGGCGGCGTCGAAGGCGCGGTGGTCATCAGCTCCGACCAGTTCCTGGTGGCGCGCGTTCCCGAGGGCGCGCACTCCGGCCCGGTCACGGTCGATGCCAATGGGCAAGCCAGCAATCCCCACGACATCCGGGTGGCGGTGACGATCGCCGAAAACCTGCACCCGGTCACCAATCCCGCGCTCGACCTCGAGGGCAACATCTACGTGACCTTCTCCGGGTCGCGCGGGCAGAAGGTGCCGGTGGCGATCTACAAGATCGACACCAACTACAACGTCAAGCCCTTCCTCGCCGAGATGATGAACGCCACCGCCATCGCCTTCGACCGCGAGGGCCAGATGTACGTCAGCTCACGCTACGACGGCACGGTGTACCGCGTGGCTCCGAACGGGACCATGTCGGCGTACGCGGAAAGCATGGGCGTGGCCACCGGGATGGCGTTCGACCGCGAGCAGAATCTGTACGTCGGCGACCGCAGCGGAACCATTTTCAAAATCTCGCGCGACCGGCAGATTTTTGTTTTCGCCACCCTGGAGCCGAGCGTGTCGGCAT
This DNA window, taken from Terriglobia bacterium, encodes the following:
- a CDS encoding IPT/TIG domain-containing protein, whose translation is MGISDRLLGKKNVNGKPRIDTVEPSAALPGGEIRIIGSGLRPHELRRPKVQFGGVEGAVVISSDQFLVARVPEGAHSGPVTVDANGQASNPHDIRVAVTIAENLHPVTNPALDLEGNIYVTFSGSRGQKVPVAIYKIDTNYNVKPFLAEMMNATAIAFDREGQMYVSSRYDGTVYRVAPNGTMSAYAESMGVATGMAFDREQNLYVGDRSGTIFKISRDRQIFVFATLEPSVSAFHLAFSPNGNLYVTGPTTSSFDAIYEVDPHGSVSVFFRGLGRPQGLAFDIEGNLYVAASLRGKRGVVRVTPDKRASLAVAGQNLVGVAFAPGRAAVLATTNAIHHLSWDIQGHPLLPVEEAAY